cccttgtggggtcgcggggggcgctggcgcctatctcagctacaatcgggcgaaggcggggtacaccctggacaagtcgccacctcatcgcagggccaacacagatagacagacaacattcacacactagggccaatttagtgttgccaatcaacctatccccaggtgcatgtctttggaagtgggaggaagccggagtacccggagggaacccacgcattcacggggagaacatgcaaactccacacagaaagatcccgagcctggatttgaacccaggactgcaggagcttagtattgtgaggcagacgcactaacccctctgccaccgtgaagcccactgtgCAGACAGTACAATTTAAAGCATCAGTGTTCGAAGTGCGCCTTAGGGGGCCATTCATGACCCCCTTTTTATTTCATAAGAAAAATAGAGCAATAAgtcacaatgtaaaaaaaaaaaacacgtagcTTGATACTAATATCTAATAATAACTAAAACAGTATTCGTCTTGAAACATAacttttttcccttttttctaTATTTAGGAACATTTATAGAAAACATCAAAGTGAATAAGGCCTGCATCTTTTCAGCATGTGGCTTTTGGTGAACAAAGTTCAGACACTTATGTGAGTGTTGCATGATTTAAAGAAGTGCTTGTATAGTTATCATTTACCTCAAAAATGATTTGCAGGAATCACTTCCTTCCAAGTCAAACACTTGCACAACCTCTTTTACAACTTAGGCCCTCTCACACTGTAACTGcttacaataaaaacattgacAGTCAACCAGCaaattgattgatatgtattcctaaatgtatttttctgtatttcaaaaatacagaaaataaaTTTCACTTACCACTTGACAACATAAACAATAGTGATAACATGAATAAAACATTGATATGTATTATTAAACAGCCAACATTCAAATAATCTCATGCATGATGTACCTATCTTCTCCATCGAGGCCTCTGTAGATAAGAACCCCTGCTGCAATAATTGCTGCCGTGTTTCCTCATCCTCTACCTGTATCTCAGACACCATGTTGCAAGGAACATATCCCAAACGACCACCAGACTCCCCTTGGTAGAACCCGTCTGAGTCTTTATCCCCATAAACCTGAACAGAAAAGAAAAAACTATTTCTTCTCTATACTCTCAAGTTTGATTGATTTCACCAGACCATTAACAGATAGTGAAAATGTGTTAGCAAAACAAAACTTGTTTGCATGCAAGCATGCATATTTATTATCTTGTACATGTTAGATTGTGAACATGAACTGGTGTTCATGTCAGCTTGATCTGTTGCATCTGACATGCCATAAAGAAGATGTGACACGCTGAATTATGTGCTGTTGCAGTCATGTCCATACTGTGTGGGGGACATACTGTGATGATCTGTCCCTCTCTAAACAGCAACTCCTCCTCGGAAGCATCCGGGTTAGGTGACATGGTGGCAGGATCATAGGGGAAGAGGGCTACAAAGATGCGTGTGTCTCCTTTTGTCTTTGGTGATTCGAAACAACCTACACACAGACATCATCAAACTTAATTGCAGACTGCAAGGTCTAAATAGACATACAATTACTTGCAGTACATAAAATATACAATAAAAGGCCTTATataacataatttaaaaaaagtgtttatgcATATTTAGTAAAAGGAACATCAGCAAGGACCATGTATTTCAAAAAGTACTTCTCCACATTCTAAATAAATGTCAAATACCAGTGTTTCCATACAAGGGATTGGTATATAATAGAACTACACCTACTGGAACCCCTATAGTTTTCTCAGGGTGGCTTGGAAGGAGTTTATCCCAAAATCACTAAAAACATTGCTGGCATTACTGCCTCTGGGCTTACTGAGCCGGATTCTGAGACAGTCATTGGCATGGCAACTCAGGGCTGTACGCTTAGCTTTTTCTCTGtagtccatccttccatccatcatcttccgcttatccgaggtcgggtcgcgggggcagcagcctaagcagggaagcccagacttccctctccccagccacttcgtccagctcttcccgggggatcccgaggcgttcccaggccagccgggagacatagtcttcccaacgtgtcctgcgtcttccccgtggcctcctaccggttggacgtgccctaaacacctccctagggaggcgttcgggtggcatcctgaccagatgcccgaaccacctcatctggctcctctcgatgtggaggagcagcggctttactttgagttcctcccggatggcagagcttctcaccctatctctaagggagagccccgccacccagcggaggaaactcatttcggccgcttgtacccgtgatcttatcctttcggtcatgacccaaagctcatgaccataggtgaagatgggaacgtagatcgaccggtaaattgagagctttgccttccggctcagctccttctttaccacaacggatcgatacaacgcccgcattactgaagacaccgcaccgatccgcctgtcgatctcacgattcactcctctcccaatcgtgaacaagactcctaggtacttgaactcctccacttggggcagggtctcctccccaacccggagatggcactccacccttttccgggcgagaaccatggactcagacttggaggtgctgattctcattccggtcgcttcacactcggctgcgaaccgatccagtgagagctgaagatcccggccagatgaagccatcaggaccacatcatctgaaaAAACCAGAGACctacgccttgactgcgcctagaaattctgtccataaaagttatgaacagaatcggtgacaaaggacagccttggcggagtccaaccctcactggaaacgtgtccgacttactgccggcaatgcggaccaagctctgacaccgatcatacagggagtggaccgcaacgataagacagtccggtaccccatactctctgagcactccccacaggacttcccgagctAGTATTGTACGTATTTTATGTAGTATTTTTTACATAATTAAAACATAAATTACAAAACCTTACCAGCCCTGTAAGACAGATGGAGAGCAACGTGGCAAACCAAGACCTGGTTAGCTTCAGGTGCTCTGCCGTAATTTTATCGATGCCACATTCTTTGTTATCAGCTAGTTACCTTAAGGCTTGGGGAATCTAATAGGGGCTGATTCGTACCAATTTCTATATGTTGCCTGTACAATTGGGCTTACTTGACACAGTTGAACGGAGCAGCATAGTGCTGCCCCCAACCACTTCCTCTATGTTGCCTGTACAATTGTGCTTACTTCTGACACAGTTGAACAGAGCAGCATAGTGCTGCCCCTACAGTTCAGTAATATTTTCTCCACCAGATATTCCCATAATGTTGCATGGCAATGTTGCTTTAACCCTACTTATATTTTTAACTTATTTTCAGAAACCTGTGACATTGCTGTCAAGCAGTTTTTCACCTCATAGAGTTAGCTCTCAAGGCTTTCTCATGCTTGATAAAACAAGCCAGCTAGTTGTTCTGTAGATTTCACTGTAGTAGGTGAAACTGTCCGCAGGTAAAAGCAATAGATTACACAGTTATAAAGATGACATCATTATTAACAGACGGTTTTGCCACTGAATATAAGTACTAATTAAAATACTAATACTAAATGTAACTGTTGTtcatctgttaaaaaaaaacatttgtttcgcATTGTTTATTAACAAACCTGTTCACTGATGTTTACCACTGCAGCATACTGTAGACATGAGTAATGCATAGTTTGCAAAGATCATTGCAAACGGGTTTTAGAGTTTGCCTTTCCCCCAATGTGCCGCTATAAACAAAGCTTGCTTAGCCCCGACGTGTCCTCAAAAGAGGTAATCAAGCTAAACCGCTGATCCTAAGCTGCATGAGCTGTTTGACAAACACACACTTGCTCATGAACTGCAACACCCTGGAAGAAAAGCAAACATTTTGACCCAATTTCTGGTCTAGATTTGAGAATgttcatatacaaaacataatcTATTTTCTTACTTAGTTTCCTAAGTAAGAAAATAGATTAAATACTATTGTATTTAATAGTGAGGTCACTATTAAATACAAAGTGATATTTAATGGCCTGCAGCACAGTTTACAGAATTGCAGGAGTAAAGCACGATGCCAGTACGACCAAAGACTTTATCTACAGTACATGTCTATCGTATTGGACAAAGTGAGACAAATTTAAAGAGCTGTAGTGGGACATAAGCTGCTCTGAAGAGAGCTGTTCTCTATCTCATTATGGAGAATCAGGCCATCAGGGTTAAGAATCATGGGGGAACACACTTTCACATCCTTGCTTTGATTAATAATCAACACATGGCATGTCGGTAGTCCCTTCCTCTATGTGCATATTTGTTTTGGTGTGTACTCCAGTGTGTGCTAAAAAAACGAATTAGGAATACACAATCTGCTTCATTATCATAAATATGCAGGGGAGGGATGGAAGAAGAGAGAGGCTCAGGCATCATTAAACGTTTTTTTGACTAATCAATGTTACTATTTTAATATCCGTCACTTCCTTCTGTCATGACAAACCACTTTAAGTTAAGCCGGTTCTCAGCTTAACGGGCTATCTCCCACTTCTCCACCAGTGCTGACACCCCTCCCTTGCCACATATTGTCCTAATCTGACTACCAGCATGTGGGAGAGAAGCAGAGGCTTCCTGACAGAAAACATGGGTCTGTCAGCATCACTTTAACATTTCTAACAGTGGGTTGAGTTAGGAATGTAACATTTGGAATAAGTAGTAATACGAAATAGTCTCTGACCTTTGAGCCGCTTGTCTTCCAAAACAACTGCTTTAGATGTTTGCTCGGAATCATGCACCCACGATGGAACTGCCTCACATCTTGATATCTTATGGGGCTCCTGTACAATAATCACAAAAAGACAATGAGAAAATCATCTGACACTGGATTATAACTACTACTTGAGCAGGAACGCACAATGAGGGAATTAGTGGGGAACCAAAATCGGAAACTAGTTTACGCTCTAAGCCGCTACATAAAAGGAAATATTACTTCTTGCTAGACATGTTAATATTCATCTATGATTAGGCTGACTAATTCTGAAGATTAACATCAtcaaccacaaaacacttttttttaaggtTGCAGAGGACCCATTAATGCAGCATCTCCTCAACAAACTGACTACATTATCTGCCCATTTCAGTAATGATCACTGAAGAAGTGGTTGAATAAGTTTTTATCTAGTGTGGTTCAATTACAGAATAACTCCTATAATGATTTAAAGGGAAGGATCGAAATGGGAGAATACTGTCATAATGTTTACCAAAGAATCTGCCTTTTTCCCCTGGTCGTAGGAGGGTCCAATATGCTCCATTTCAGCCCCCTCGATCCACCACTCTGAGCTCAGCTGTTCCATCACCACCTCCCCTGAAGTGCACGCTCCTGGTTTATTGACGTCATCTGTGTCGTACTCCACATCAATCGCCATCCCTCCACTATGTGACCTTACAGGACGTACTAATTGGCTGAATGGGTAAGGTCTTGGTGTAGTAGGCTCATAACCTGCAGCCATCTGACTCCTTAGCATGGCCTCCCTCTTAAGGCGGTCCTCTAAACCTCTAAGTGGTATCCTGTGTTTGTTGGGGGTGGACTGGGGAGGACAGTGAACAGACACACGCCTGTTGGTCGGACCTTCACATAAACACACTACATTTTCACTAGGATAATTTACAGTGTTTTCTGCATCTGAATAGTGGACTCTGTACTGCAACTTGGGCTTGACTTGTAAGGGTCCTCGCCTCAAAGAATCTTTGGTTAGGGATCTGGGATCACTGTTAAAGTGGTGGTGCTGAGGGGGAAAGTTAGAGTTGGAGTATGGAGGGTGACGTTGTAAAACATTATGGAGTTGTTCTGCGTCTCCGGGGTGAAGGTGGCTGGGCCTCAACTGAACCTGTTTGCGATGAGGTAATGGTTCTTCCCGAACACCGTCTTCATCCTCTGTTACCTCAGGAATGCTGAACAGCTGCTTGTTGTGGTAAACCTGAGGGGGCAACTTGAGAATTCTTTCAAGAATATCTTCACCACTATCTGAAGGCTCGGATTTGCGTAACTACAACCATAGACCATAAAAAGCCAAGAATCGCCAAAAGGAAAGGCCGTATCATTGTTGAGCGAAAAAAAAGCAGGAATTAAAGGAAGAAGATGCCCAGCCATGCAAAAGGAAAGAAAAGATAAAACAAAAAGAATCACAATTAAGCATGTGACTTCAAAATGTTACTTCAATATTCATATTATACAAGGACACGTTACCTCACAAGAACAGTATTCATATTCAGATTATTTGAGTACTTATTCCCACATACCCTGTTCGCTATGATTGTGTATTCCCTGGTTGATGCTTCCCTAAAGTGATCAGAATTTaggtcctcttcttcctcttcgaGGATGTCAAACAGATCTGATCGAATGTTGTCAGTGAGATGCTCCACTAGCCCTCTGTTACAACCCTACAATTAAAGGAACATCAAATCCAGAGTATTTAACGGCAACTGTTGTCACAAATACATCACATTCATTGTAGTTGTCACCAGCATTCATATTATAAAAGTAAGTCAATGATTCAAAACTGACCTTCTGCATATTGTCGTACATTGTGTCATGGTCCTGCCTCAAGAAATCCTCAATGGAAACCAAGCGTTTGTTCTCGAGTTCCTCGTCAACCTCAGAGTCCAGTGATGAAGTACTGGGGGGTCGAAGGATTAGAGTGTCTTGTGGGTTCAGTAGGTCTGTAATCGGGGTTTTAGGCGGAGTGGGAATGCGCTCTGGGGTTCCGTGTATGGCACAGGGATCCTCAATGAATTCTGAAATGGACGGGAAAGGACGGATTGTTCCAGGGCTGTCGGTATTCCTGCGCTGCTCTAACGTGACCACTTGGGTCACAGTTGTCTCTGCAGGCACAGGTTTTATTACAGGAGATGGTTGGAGAGCTGAGGAGGTGGGGGGTGTCATATTCATCTggcgaaaagaaaaaaaagtcagtGTGCATTTTCCAAGCAGAAGTCAACTGTGCATCACGTAAACAATGAGTTATAATTACCACTGGTGTGACGGTGGAGGTAACGGGTAATGTGGCTTCACATGCAGCAATGGAAACAGCACTAAGAGGGCTGGTCAATGCCTTCGCAAATGACGCTGATGACAAAAAGGCCTCTGAGGGTGGTATATGAAGACAGTTGGCAACATCATCCACTGTGAGGCCAGTAATGGAGACTTTGGCAGCGGAGTTCTCAAAAGTAAGCTGCCTGGATAGATTTGTGGGTCTAACAGGGGTGCAGGCAAGGGTTGGTACTACCAGGGTGGCGGCAGCGGGGCCAGCCATGATAGCGGCAAGCTTGGAGGGCACATTAACTGGAAAAGAGTCAGAGGACTCCCCATGGGCAGACATGGTCCTGACAGTGAGATCCTGAGCTGTCTGCAGAGATTGGATTTGGGAAGGGCCCAGCAAAGCACTGCCGGCTGTTGGGGAGGACACCTCTAATACCTgcaaattaattacaaaaaatattcaaatgttTAACTATAGTAATTTAAGGAATAAAGCCACCGGTCAAACCTTTTTCTTATCTGCATATATGGTGTACCCAGTGACATGGACTCCATTGGAGGTTCCAGCATTATCAATAGTGACTGGCAGCCAACTGATAAGGGCTATCCCTGGGGAAGGACCGTGCTCCAACTGTACATCCAGTGGAGCATCAGGAGGACCTAAATGATTATACCACAGTCAATGGTAAATATAAGGTATAGTATAGACTCGTTTTAACATTAATACGAGTTCATGTGAGTTGCGGTATCTTGAAACTAGTACTTGGGATGAGGAAATATTCTACAATGAACACAGACGTCCAGCaagaaaatgacaaaacatttctaAAGGGACATTCAAAAATTGTTAGACCATATATACCTTTGTTCCCAGACTGTGCGCTTGAAACTTAAGCAAATTTCGGTAATCATTAAGTGAACTTAGTTAAAAAAAGAACAGTGCTCACATAATCTAAATAAAGAAAAAGTAACACATTTGATCACAATATCAATGCTACACACTTTAATGATGGTGTTATGAGATGTATAATATATTGATTTAAAATGATCAAGTCTATACTGAGATTACTGCAGTGCCCTAGAGAGCATGAAAGACTATTCTGTGCTTGATTAAAATATGTATAACATTTTGGCAAAGACAGAATGTCAACTCCTGACCTGCCATTAACGTGCTGAAATTGATGGTAGCACTTCTGTGTTCACGTCGCTCCACAGGTAACTCCCATGCTGTGCGATGTGgccgtgcctccactttgactgtgtaCTGCTGGCTGGGTAAGAGTTTATTGAGGCACAGCGAATAGCATCCAGCCTTCACCAGCTCACACTCTTGCTCATTCAAGGACACAATGTGCACATAGTTACTGTTGCAGGGCAGCCAGGACAGGCTGGCAGAGGTGGCAGTGATGCTGTCCACACGCAGCTGTGTAGGTGCCACACATACGTCACGGCCAATCAGCATGCTGCAGCGCAGCTGGTCTGAGAGGCCCTTCTCTGTCAGACTTTGCACAGATACACGGTAGGCCTTGAGGTTGATGTCAAGTCTCTCTAACACAGCTTTGGTTTGGGCACCGAAGGGCACATTAAGCCGTAGCTCCTGGTCCACATACACATTATAGCTCCACACGTTGCCCCACCCAGCCGGCACCAGTGGAGGGTCCCAGCTGATGATGATGCTCTTGGCAAGCTGCTTGATGAGTTTGAGCTTACGAGGGTAAGGCACAGTGTCCACTTCCATCTCCTCCAAATCCAAGTCCAGGCCATTGGTGAGGGGGGCTGAGACACCCAAGGCTGAATTGGAAGAGGCTGAGGCGGGGCCAGAGGCAGAAAAGGCCTCCGTCCTCTCTGAGGCGTGTACACCTGTGTGGAGGTGATGCTGGTTGCTGGCACTGTGCAAACTGCTGTTTAGCAAGGTGTTGTGGGACATGTCACTCGTCTCCTCAGGGTGAGAGCCCATTACATCGTCATCCGAAAGGCGTTCCACAAAATTAGAGGGGACCAACCCTCTCCTTCCATCCATTAACTCACCTAAAAAGGATCACCATGTGACACAAATATAACAAATTTTACATTAAACTAAATATCATCAGCACATACCTTCATAGAAGCCGTCATCATCCATGCCTCCATACACATAGATGTATTCTCCAGCAGTGAGTGGTAGTTCCATTTCGGGGTTATCATTAGGGCCATCATAAGGATTATAGCTGTTTAAAATTAATTTACAGGTTGACTAAAAGCCTTTTTTGAGACCAAACTCCGCATTATAGTTTGTTGACGCTCAAttctaaatacattttacaaACCTGTATCGTGCAATAAAAACCTGGAGCTTGGCTGTTTCTCTGCTGGCTGTGTAAGGTGCGAGGGCAATGTCAATGTCCAGTTCCTCCACTTCACTAGCGGTGTCAACCTGACAACACAACAAGCAACGGGTGAAGCTTACGAATTCCCATATTTTTGATTCGTTTGACCTCAAATTGACGTGTTCAAACTCAAACAACAAGACAAAGTCATGAAATGATATAAAATGCAAATTTACTTTGCTAATCAAATACTATAATCTGTATTCTTTTTGTCATAAATGTGTGTAGTTGTGTGAGTGGGTGGATAACACTTTGCAGTACATCAGTGGTCACAAGGGATGTGTATATCGTTAAGATTTAATCGGTACAATACCCTTATTGATACTCCTTATCGATACTGGTATTTATCAGTACTCTTATCGATACCGCAGGGTTTCCCGTAGCGCTTTGTTGTTGAGGCGGCCGCCtttacaacaaagagccaccTTCTTaaataaagtcttaaaaaaaaaaaaaggtcttaacaagctgctctgcttagttCTGTGTTTGCCTTTGTCAGTATGTCTAtggagcacccagcattgtcccacccacacaaacatCTGATTGTATACAAGCAgaacggtaacagccaatcagcagtgcgtattcagagcgatgtaacagccaatcagcagtgcgtattcagagcacatgtaacGTGGTAGTGAGCAGAAAGCTGTGTTTTGCAGGTAAGacaataaacacttccaagtcaactactagtaacatcactaggagcccGTTGACGTTTTAGAAACAAGCGGGAGCTCatctcgctcgcagtccttgaggtgaaggctaattagcttttagcataacgttagctcactttgcagtgtgtgtgcatgtgtgtgtgtttgttacggacagcaaagccctgtcagtctgagagaaagacaagcattattgacttacagttaaaaactaagttatttcacttgacctttttctgtgttgattgagctgtgttgaagcagcaaaaaaggacattatgttaaatgaggAGTTTCTGTCtatgatagttgatataataatgtaactgcattataaagcctacatgaattcCATGGTGTTTAggaatgaatagtctctcctactgctattgtactattctttcagctatagttacattaatcattagtaatgtagcagcctagttttgaatggcagggtccctgctatcacatgttgataaaaatataacatttacatcataaaaatcaactacaggcttcccaaatgatgTAATAaacaagcatgatgagttgaatatatgtcagcatgtggccccacttttaactcttatttttcaaacgcttattgcaaatgcttacttacagtaagttgTTAATTTGaccttgtaagtcattattttgacttagtaaatgaATAAGTCATAATATTGACATacttagtagggctgcgaatctttgggtgtcccacgattcgattcaatatcgattcttcgggtcacgattcgataatatatcgattttttagattcaacgtgattctcgatccaaaaacgatatttttccgattcaaaacgattctgtattcattcaatacataggatttcagcaggatctaccacagtctgctgacatgctagcagagtagtagatttttttcaaaaagcttttataattgaaaaggacaatgttttatcagctgatttcaataatgtacatttgtttcaactgttaaacgaaccaaaaatatgacttattttatatttgtgaaaacattggacacagtgtgttgtcaagcttatgagatgcgatgcaagtgtaagccactgtgacactattgaacttttttttattttttacaaatgtctaatgataatgtcaatgagggatttttaatcactgctatgctgaaattataactaatattgatactgttgttgataatattcatttttgtttcactacttttggtttgttctgtgacgtgtttgtgtctcctcgattgctctgtttattgcagttctgagtgttgctgggtcaggtttggttttggtatttggttgcattgttatggtattgctgtgtagtggtttgttggattgatttaaaaacatttttttttttttaaatgagaattgattctgaatcgcacaacatattcaaatcgattttttcccacacccctaatacttAGTATcgcaggtaactaggactgttttgtttttactttacggaaaaaatatcgagatatatatcgtatatcgccgttcagcaaatggagcggaaaacacaaacaaaagttGAAGGAtttttcatgcgacgaagccggcctacttgtcccccaggctgtggtggcagcaacgaggtggagacgtgatggcgacaggtcgagttacaccgatccttacaaaACTCCCTTCCCCGGTCCCTCCCCCTGGATAGTCACCACCCCaattaacacattttctgggggaaacactgtgccatatttaatttgtgtaaataaagatgataaaaaatgcattttaattggcATTTATATTATCACAAATTAAACTATgacatgatgtactgtaacaTCGCAGCGCAGGGAAGTCTTtccacaactgtttttttttaagtcttaaaTACAGTAcatcaactatgtgtgcagtgtaAGGTAatatgcagttatgtcatcttcttgtaAAGACTACACAGACTTAATTACAATTATACTCAGCTGGAAATAATATTTATACATGGCATGCATGTGCAGGACACATTCCTTTTACATGATATATCATACCAAATGTATCACATAAATCAATACAATCATTTAGCATGTTATGTGGGTGTGCAGTTTGGAACAATAGGAATTGTTATTTGCGATTATGTTGCACACAGATGTATTTGCGCGA
The window above is part of the Nerophis ophidion isolate RoL-2023_Sa linkage group LG04, RoL_Noph_v1.0, whole genome shotgun sequence genome. Proteins encoded here:
- the LOC133551493 gene encoding peripheral-type benzodiazepine receptor-associated protein 1 isoform X3 → MVARADITLSTTLRKRHHSLYANLNRLETEKQHKNGADHRFLVQQNFELLRALGELEKTCSILREENSLLRKSSAPETEEKVKRLRKKNTELAVLAKRLEERARKLQEANLKMGSPVPLNGRELEKLLRQSQMEVLRLQRQLSITSSIQRTIHNPDPGGAENCEEPTEEECAEKKESELTKKRKECESLEHEVKKRKRKCLDLESRLEDEQAKNAQLKEEADLLRRKTQLLKKNRVENDELREELSKVTAQHNYVLEENQRLRAKLENLEQVLKRMRDVAERRQQLELEHEQALAILKFKQDEIKRLQLAQLFARREHEGVVQMLESTLDCMQSKVRDLEEKCRSQSAQFGLLSQELENFRLQASKADLAGSGLLMNSSFSVLTNGVGLSCEQDYTDSSWDMESLSEIAFWSLERGDNLSSPEDVAATLRMGTTPHTGGLPRVERSPVTKHRELPTISVSKSASSSSKSETTNVTSKSNTHLTPHKSSPAHEVDTASEVEELDIDIALAPYTASRETAKLQVFIARYSYNPYDGPNDNPEMELPLTAGEYIYVYGGMDDDGFYEGELMDGRRGLVPSNFVERLSDDDVMGSHPEETSDMSHNTLLNSSLHSASNQHHLHTGVHASERTEAFSASGPASASSNSALGVSAPLTNGLDLDLEEMEVDTVPYPRKLKLIKQLAKSIIISWDPPLVPAGWGNVWSYNVYVDQELRLNVPFGAQTKAVLERLDINLKAYRVSVQSLTEKGLSDQLRCSMLIGRDVCVAPTQLRVDSITATSASLSWLPCNSNYVHIVSLNEQECELVKAGCYSLCLNKLLPSQQYTVKVEARPHRTAWELPVERREHRSATINFSTLMAGPPDAPLDVQLEHGPSPGIALISWLPVTIDNAGTSNGVHVTGYTIYADKKKVLEVSSPTAGSALLGPSQIQSLQTAQDLTVRTMSAHGESSDSFPVNVPSKLAAIMAGPAAATLVVPTLACTPVRPTNLSRQLTFENSAAKVSITGLTVDDVANCLHIPPSEAFLSSASFAKALTSPLSAVSIAACEATLPVTSTVTPVMNMTPPTSSALQPSPVIKPVPAETTVTQVVTLEQRRNTDSPGTIRPFPSISEFIEDPCAIHGTPERIPTPPKTPITDLLNPQDTLILRPPSTSSLDSEVDEELENKRLVSIEDFLRQDHDTMYDNMQKGCNRGLVEHLTDNIRSDLFDILEEEEEDLNSDHFREASTREYTIIANRLRKSEPSDSGEDILERILKLPPQVYHNKQLFSIPEVTEDEDGVREEPLPHRKQVQLRPSHLHPGDAEQLHNVLQRHPPYSNSNFPPQHHHFNSDPRSLTKDSLRRGPLQVKPKLQYRVHYSDAENTVNYPSENVVCLCEGPTNRRVSVHCPPQSTPNKHRIPLRGLEDRLKREAMLRSQMAAGYEPTTPRPYPFSQLVRPVRSHSGGMAIDVEYDTDDVNKPGACTSGEVVMEQLSSEWWIEGAEMEHIGPSYDQGKKADSLEPHKISRCEAVPSWVHDSEQTSKAVVLEDKRLKGCFESPKTKGDTRIFVALFPYDPATMSPNPDASEEELLFREGQIITVYGDKDSDGFYQGESGGRLGYVPCNMVSEIQVEDEETRQQLLQQGFLSTEASMEKIDPSQVAATCAKGKPVQGSRKMVAIFDYDPRESSPNTDIEVELTFSAGDVINVIGDMDEDGFFYGDLHGQRGLVPSNFLQAFPEKAPAEDFSAQPAQEHKKESQGTSSTEPQEPDLYSIQDTFNLQPEPAFPNRLAHVDPLPHLQLPGRTTSNLVPVHASPPTPQLQTDSSTPAKKKKRGIFSKGKKLFKRFGFSKKE